The Coleofasciculus sp. FACHB-1120 region GCTAAATACTTTGATACCTGTCGGGACAGCAATCACCATTGTGGTGATCATGAAAAACATCCGCAGCCAGGCAGGAGTGCCGCTGGTAAACATATGGTGCGCCCAGACGATTAGCCCCAAAAAGCTGATCGCCAGACTGGAATAAGCGATCGCCTTATAACCAAAAATCGGCTTGCGGGCGTGAACCGGCAAAATTTCAGAGATCATCCCGAAGAAGGGGAGGATCATGATGTAAACCGCCGGGTGGGAGTAAAACCAGAATAGGTGCTGATACACGATGGGATCGCCCCCCCCGGTCGGGTTAAAGAAGGACGTACCCACCAGCAGGTCAAAGGATAATAGAATCAGTGCCCCTGCTAAAACTGGCGTAGCGATGAGAGCCAATGCAGAAGTGGCGAGCATTGCCCAGCAGAACAAGGGCATTTGATTCCACCCCATCCCTGGCGTCCGCATCTTCCAGATGGTGACGAGAAAATTGATCGCTGCCAGGATTGAAGAGGTTCCCAGTATCAGGACACTGAGAATCCAAATCGCTTCACCGGGTTTGCCACTGACAACGCTCAAGGGGGGATAAGAAGTCCAACCCGCACCGGGTGCCCCGACTAAGAAACTGCTCAACAGCAGCAACCCAGCCGGTGGGATGATCCAGAAGGCGATCGCATTCAGTCTCGGAAACGCCATATCCCTTGCCCCAATCAGCAAAGGCACCAGGTAATTCCCAAAGCCGCCGGTTCCCGCAGGCACGATCCACAAGAAGATCATCACCGTCGCGTGAACCGTAAATAAGCTGTTGTAAACATCTGGGGCGACAAAATCGGACTCTGGCGTTGCCAGTTCCGTGCGAACGGCTGTTGCCAGGACTCCACCAATCAAATAAAAGATAAACGTCGTGACTAGGTATTGAATCCCAATCACTTTATGGTCGGTACTAAAGCTAAAGTATTCTCGCCAATGCGTTACCTTCGGTTGTTCACCGTGGGCAGGTAGATTGGCTTTTTCTTGAAGCTCTACTTGTGTCATCTCAAATTCAGAAGTTAGGGGGGTCGGAAGAGTTTTGAGTTTTGAATTTTGAGTTTTGAATTCAATAAAAGATTTTTCAGAGAACTTTCTTAACTCACAACTCAACATTCATTACTCATCCCTCTCTTACTCAGTGGTGGTGGAGAGAGTGTAGAGTTTCGGCATCGATCCCCATTTCACTGGCGTAGGGAGCCAAAAACTCAGCATCTGAGCGTTCTGCGGGGTTTACTGCCACCGCCCGATCGAGAGCCTCCGAACTAGCAACTTCTTGCTGCTCGGCAAGCCAATTCTGGAAATCTTCGGGGGTCTGAACAATGACCGTTGTCTTCATGACTCCATGATAAGCACCACAGAGTTCCGCGCAAATTAGGGGATACTCACCGATTCTGTTGGGTGTAAACCGCAGCTCAGTTTGTCGTCCTGGAACCGCATCCTGCTTGAGGCGAAACTCAGGCACCCAAAAAGCGTGTATGACATCATTTGCCGAGATGTTCAATTTCACTTCCCGTCCCAGCGGCAGATGCAATTCCCCAGCGGTCACATCGGTTCCAGGGTAGCTAAAAAGCCAAGCAAACTGTAAACCCGTAACGTTCACAAAAAATTCTGGGTCTTGACCTTGCTTGTCAGGTGTAGGACCAATGCGACCGGAAGTTACGCCCACGTCTGATGAATCCCGCAGTTGGGGAAGTTCCTTGCGGAATTTTGCTGTAGCGGGGTCTTCCAGGACTTTTTCTTGCAGCTGCTGATTGCGATTTTCAGTATCTGTGGCGCTTTCAGCCTCTGTTAAGGTAGCTGCGAATGCGGTTCCCGCACGCTTCGCTAACGCTGCCCCTGGCATTTTGGCAACCTGCTGATGACTTGGAGCGTGGGCAACCGAGTGATCCATCGGATTCAGCCCGCCTATCTCACCATAAACCTCAAAACTGTAGATCGAGATTCCCAGGACGATCACTGCTGGAATCGCCGTCCACAGAATTTCTAAGGGAACGTTGCCATGCACGGGTGGCCCGTCCGTATCATCGCCAGGACGTTGCCGAAATCTAATTGCCGCAATGATAATTATTCCCTGAACCAGCAGGAACAGACCTGTGGAAATGGTCATCATCGCGTTAAACAGCCTGTCGATTAGGGTTGCTTCCTCAGAGGCTGCTATCGGCAAAAGACCGTGGTTTTGACCGTACCACAGGCTGACAAGGGTCAGCACAATGCCAACCAGTAAAGTTAATATCGAGCTTGGGATTTTCACGGGCTTTGTCTTGGATTTGGTGCAAAACTTCTGAACAAAACAGTTTGGGCTGATGCCCAGACAGATTCGGTCTATCTAGACTGCCTCGATTTGAAGCTGCCTTTCGATTCGATCTTAAAAAATCAGTTCAGCCTCATTAACCACGGTAAGGCAGAGATCCCATAAAGGCGATCCAATCTGGCTTATCTTTTGGGATTTTTTTGGGATCGCCACCATTGACTCTGGAAAGCTACCCGCAGACAAAGCAATTGCCGCCAAGGTTCAGCCTGCTGAGCATCTCCCGCCCTGTCAGGGATTCAGGATTTAGAGCCGGAAGGTTGCTTTTGGATTTTAGCGGTTTTTTTTCTAAGTCCAAGTGATTTTTTTTAGTTAACGACTGATTAATCTAGAAGAAACCTAAAATTTTAGAAGCCAACGTCACTGCATCGCCCGGATTCGCGTCAATTTCGGTTAAATCTCGGCAATTGGAAGAAATTCCTAAAGCGGTGGCTGATGGTGCAACCGGATTATTAGAGTGGTAGCTAGAGCCGGTCATCCTCCCTAAGTAGATGCTAGGTTGGAATTGAGCGGATACTCTGGATTTGATTAAGAAAAATTAGCTTTTTGAACGCTATGACAGAATCCGTCCTTCATCAGGATGTTCGCACTCCGGAGGATTCCCACCCAAGGGACAAGATCCGTCGCTTGGTGTTTCGGCTGGGCGTCGCTACGCTGGTTTTGATGGCGATTGGGAGTGCCACCAGAGTGATGAATGCTGGGCTGGCGTGCCCGGATTGGCCTCTATGTTACGGTCAACTGGTGCCTTCTTCGCAGATGAATCTTCAGGTGTTTCTGGAGTGGTTTCACAGGTTGGACGCAGCAGCAATCGGCTTCGGCGCGATCGCGCTAGCGGTTCTTTCCTGGTGGCATCGGCGATCGCTCCCCAAATGGCTTCCTTGGGCGTCCACCTTCGCACTCTTTTTAGTCGTATTTCAGGGCGTCTTGGGAGGGCTGACCGTAACGCAGCTGCTGCGTTTTGATATTGTCACCGCTCACCTGGGAACCGCACTGTTGTTTTTTATCACCCTACTGACAATTGGCGCGGCACTCTTGCCTTATCAAGGCACAGGCACGGTTGGAAAATTGCCTTGGGTGAGCTTAACGGCTGCCCTTTTGGTCTATCTACAAAGCCTCCTGGGTGGATTAGTGGGTTCTCGCTGGGCGCTCCATCAGTGCTTTGGGGCACAAGAGTTGTGTACGGTGATGAATAGCCACATTGCGGGTGTTGTTCCCCCAACTTTAGCGATCGTCGCTGTCGTGCTTATGGCATGGCGCACACCCGCACTGCACCCAATGCTGCGCCGTCTGGCTAATCTGGGTGGTGGTTTACTGGTGTTACAAGTGATTCTCGGTGTGGCGACCTTCCGTTTACACCTCCAAGTAGAACCCTTGACAGTCGCCCATCAGGCAGTCGGAGCCGCCTTACTCGGAACCCTCGTTGCTTTTAGTGTTTTGGCGTTGCGCGATCGCGCCAGTGTCATTCCCAACCCTTCCGTATAGCTCTTCATCGATCTGCACCCCTTCGGGTGGGACTCCACAAACAAAGCCTGCGCTCGTTTACCCTTGAGCGATCGCGTTGCGGCAGGCTAAGTAATTTAGGAAAAAATAAATAATGCAGGAAATGATAGTTGGAACCGATGTCTCCCGCAGACACCAAAACTTTCTAGAGGTCATTCAGAGTTACTACCAGCTGACAAAGCCCCGAATTATCCCTCTGCTGCTGATCACAACGGCGGCGAGTATGTGGATGGCATCAGATGGACAGGTAGACCCGCTGTTGTTATTGGTGACGATGGCAGGTGGAACTCTCGCTGCTGCATCTGCTCAAACCCTCAACTGCATCTACGATCGTGATATTGATTATGCAATGGAGCGCACCCGCCACCGCCCGATTCCTTCTGGTCGAGTGCAGTCCCGCGATGCGCTGATTTTTGCAATTGTCCTGGCTTGTCTCTCTTTCACTTTGCTGACAGTCTTCGCCAACCTGCTGTCCGCCCTCTTAGCAATCTCAGGCGTTGTCTTCTACATGGGCATCTACACCCACTTGCTAAAACGCCACACCACGCAAAACATCGTGATTGGCGGTGCAGCCGGGGCGATTCCGGCGCTTGTGGGTTGGGCAGCTGTTACCGGCACCTTAAGCTGGGCAGCTTGGCTGCTTTTCGCGATTGTGTTTGTGTGGACGCCTCCCCATTTCTGGGCGTTAGCTTTAATGATTCGAGATGACTACGCCAAAGTCGGCATTCCGATGCTGCCAGTGGTTGAAGGTGAAGTGGTCACGACTCGGCAAATTTGGCTGTACACCCTGATTATGGTACCGATGACGTTGCTGCTGGTTTATCCTTTAGGGGCGTCTGGTATTGTTTATGGCATTTTTGCCTCAATCCTGGGGAGTCTCTTTATTAAGAAAGCATGGCAGTTATTGCAGTCACCTGGAGATAAACAGGTAGCGCGATCGCTTTTTAAATACTCTATCCTCTACATGATGCTGCTTTGCACCGGCATTGTCGTTGATAGTTTGCCAGTGACGCATCAATTCACCACATTGGTAGGCGAACATCTCCAGACATTAATCAGCGAGATCGCAATTTTGCAATGATTCGGCGATTAGAAATCGCGTCTACACAAAAAAACCCGCCAAGGCGGGTTTTTTGCGTTGAAAGCGATCGCACTTTCTCTATCTCAGCTATAGGGAAGGGCGCGCTCGCATTCCCATCAATAATTCGCGCAATCGCATACATTGAAAATGACAATAGTAGGATTTACGAATGCGATCGCCAAATTATAAATGCTAGCAACCCTATAGTTTACTGTCATCTATGTCGAGTGTTTGACTATTGAATTCCAGAGTTACTAAATTTTACAGTCCACAAGCCTCAATGCGCGAGAACAGACAACCCCCCAAAACCAAATCCCATACAAACAACCGCCAACCTCGATCAGTCACACCTGCTTGAACACGCGATAGTCGTGCGGGAAAATGTCCATCGGGGGCATTTGAGGTGAAAGTAAGACCAGAATAGTATTGCCATTTGTTATTTACATACCATCCAACCCGCTCGCCAAACTTATACCAGGCTTGGTAATCGTAGTAATCACAGACGCCGCTTCGACTTCCCTGCTCTATCCAAATGCACTTCTGTACGCTAAAACCGAAGCGTCCTTGGCTGTACTTTACCCACAGCTGATCAATTATGCACAAATCCTCACAGGGGAAGTTCTTGATGTTTTCTTCTGTAAGATCGTCTCTTACTGTCTTTCCTATTACCTGTAGCATCTTAGTTAGCGTTTCCCCATCGGCTTCTTTCCAGTTACCAGTTATAAGTAGCTTTTCTAGAGGTCGATAATCAACTCCCCTAGATGAAATAAGCTTGATGGAAGGTGAAGGAAAATTGTGAGTGTGGAGTGCTAAGTGTTGAGTTGACAAAGCTGACGCCTGAGTCCTCAAAGACGAGGGCTGTGGCTTCAGAGTTTGTATCACTTCATTAGCAGACTGATAGCGATTCTTCACATAGTCTTGAAGCAGTTTATCCAATATTTGCTGCATTTGAGAACTAATGCTTGTACCGCGTGGCAGATATTCTGTCCATATCCAACGACCATTCAGGGGATCATAAATACCATCAGAACCATCTTCCTTTGGCAAACATTGAGTTAATAGCCGAACGCAAGCGACACCTAAACTGTATAAATCGCTAGCTGGGTAAACTTGACCGCGCATTTGTTCTATTGGTGCATATCCAGATGTCCCAACCGTAGTACCAACTCTACTGAGAAGCGTTCCCGTTGCCTGTTTAGAGACACCGAAATCAATCAGCATCAACTTGCCATCCTTGCGGCGGCGCATAATATTTTCTGGCTTAATATCCCGGTGAATGACACCGCGTTCGTGTACAAACTTGAGGACCGGCAACAAATCGGCTAAAAGTTGTTTTATCTTGTCTTCGCTAAAAGCTCCCTGCTGGGTCAATTCTTGTAATAAATTCTGCCCCTCAATAAACTCTTGCACCAAATATAGGCGCTTATCCTGTTCAAAATAGGCAACTAATCGGGGAATTTGCGGATGTTCTCCCAAGTCATACAATCGCTTCGCTTCTTGCTTAAAGAGTTCCGTCGCTTTCTCAAGTGCTGCCGTTCCCTGCACTTGTGGAACAAATTGCTTAATGACGCAGGGATCGTCCATTCTATCTGCATCTGTAGCTTCATAAGTTCTGCCAAAACCACCTTTACCCAAGAGTCGAATCACCCGATAGCGGTTGCGAAATAATGCTGAGAGTGCTTGCGAACCGCAGCTTTGACAAAATCTATTCCCATTGGGATTGAAGGGATTTGAGCAAGTGGGAATGGAACAATAGAGCATATCTGGGAAGGCTTTAGCAGATTGTGTCTATATTCAGTTTTCCCAAAAAACAGGTGAATATTGAGCCTCAAGCCAACAACTCATCCACCGCTACATTAAATCCCGGCAATACCGTTTGAGTGCTGACTACTTGACTTGTTGTAAACATCAACGCTTGACTTTGGGTAATCACAATTACCCATCGACTTTCAGGAAATACCAGCCAAACTTCCAAACAACCTGAATCCAAATACTCGCGTGCTTTGAGAAATATATCCTCACCCAAATCAGTGGGTGAAACGATTTCTGCAACCAGAGGGAAACTCTGCGGTAATACAGCAACATTGCCAAACTGAGCCACTAATTCAGGGGTGAGATAAGCTACATCTGGACGACGCCCTTGCTTGTGGGTGCGACAAGGAACATCTGTATAAACTTTGCCTCCCTGTCCACTTGAGATTGTGTAGCTTTTCCAGTAAAAGCCTAGATTTCCCTGAATTTCGCCATGTTTAAGCGTCATTCCACTTTTCTCCACAAGTTCCCCATCCACCCACTCCATATTTTCGGGGGGATTTCGCATAAAGTCTTCTAGAGAGAAATTTTTTGGGACAACAGCAGCAGTCACCATAGGTATTCACTCTCCTTTGCAGCATTAATCGGCGGTCTGGGTCTGAGCCAATGCTAGCGCGATCGCTTATCCGTATACTTGTCTGGCGCTGTATTGTCCTGAGATGTCACTGTACGGACTTTTCGCCTTTCAAGTAGAGAAGTCTAGTGCGGTGGGAGTATAAATCCTGATGAGGGATTGAAATACAATAGAAACAAAGAGTGTTTAGATTTGTTAATTTGGGACATCTATGGCTCCCGCTGTTTTAATCGAAAAGCTTCAGAAACGCTACGGCTCAGTAGAAGCCGTTAAAAATGTTTCCTTTCAGGTAGAGCCTGGTGAAATTTTTGGTCTATTGGGGCCAAATGGTGCCGGGAAAACGACGACCCTGCGGGTCTTGTGTACCCTGACAACACCCGATGCTGGCAAAATTGAAGTTTCTGGCATCTCCGTTGTAGATAACCCTAGGGGGGCACGGCAACGCTTGGGCTATGTGGCTCAGGAGGTCGCCTTAGATAAGGTGCTGACGGGGCGGGAACTCCTGCAACTGCAAGCCGCGCTGTATCACCTCCCCCGTGCCGTGGCGAAACAGAGAATTGAGGCGGTGCTGAGTGTCTTGGGCTTGCAAGAATACGCTGATAAAAAAACTGGCACCTACTCTGGCGGTTTACGCAAGCGCCTCGACTTAGCTGCCGGGTTGCTGCATCAGCCAGATGTCTTAGTTCTGGATGAACCAACCGTAGGGCTAGATATTGAAAGCCGTGTAGTCGTGTGGGATTTCTTGCGCCAGTTGCGAGCATCCGGGACAACAGTGCTGATCACCAGCCACTATTTAGAAGAAATTGATGCCTTAGCCGACCGGGTGGCGATTATCGACCGGGGGGTAGTGATTGCCTCTGGGACGCCTTCTGAGTTGAAGGATCGGGTGGGAGGCGATCGCATCACCCTGCGTATCCGCGAATTTTCTCCCATTGAGGAAGCAGAGAAAGCGAAAACGATGCTGCAATCTCTGCCCTTTGTCCAAGAAGCGATCATCAATAGCGCTCAGGGGAATTCCCTCAATTTAGTCGTAACGCCCCAAAGCGACGCGCTGATGACAATACAGCAATCTCTACAAGCCGCTAATTTACCGATTTTTGGCATTGCCCAAGCTAGACCTAGCTTAGATGATGTTTACCTCGCCGCTACGGGGAGAACCCTGATGGATGCAGAACTTGCAGCAGCGGGTAGCCGCGATCCGAAGGCAGAGAAAAAGCAGAATATGCGGTAGCGCCAGCTTTTACACCACCAAGCCACCAAAATCCTACATCCAATATCCCAATATCCAACATCCAAAATTGATATGAGCAGTACGATAACGCCTCCTAAACCTGACATCCGGTTGCAGCCAGAGGCAGCTGGTAAATCTAATGCTGGTGCTGCATCCAGCCTCGTTAGCGACTTTATTCAAGAAACTCTGGCTTTAACGAAGCGCTTATTCATTCAATTGCAACGGCGTCCCTCGACGCTCGTGGCGGGAATTATCCAGCCTTTGATGTGGTTGGTTTTATTCGGGGCGCTGTTTCAAAATGCTCCTCAAGGCATTTTTGGCAATGACTTGAGCTACGGACAATTTCTCGGTGCCGGAGTGATTGTTTTTACCGCCTTTGCCGGGGCACTGAATGCTGGATTGCCGGTAATGTTTGACCGGGAGTTTGGCTTTCTCAACCGCTTATTAGTTGCTCCTCTGGCATCCCGATTTTCGATTGTTGCTGCCTCAGCTATCTATATTGTGACGTTGAGCTTAATCCAAGCGGCAGTGATTGTTGCAGCCAGTGCTTTTTTAGGAGCCGGTTTACCCAATCTTTTAGGCTTGGGAGCGATCGCATTGATTGTTCTACTACTGGTTCTGGGTGTCACTGCTTTGAGCTTGGGTTTAGCTTTTGCTTTGCCTGGTCACGTCGAGCTGATTGCTGTAATCTTTGTGACCAACCTGCCTTTACTGTTTGCCAGCACAGCCCTCGCCCCTTTATCCTTCATGCCCAATTGGTTGCAGGTTGTCGCAACACTTAATCCTCTAAGCTATGCGATTGAGCCAATTCGTTATCTGTATCTCCACAGTGATTGGGCACTCAGTAGCGTCGTCATGCAATCTCCTGGGGGTGCTGTAACTTTTGGCACTGCGATATTGGTGCTTCTCGGTTTTGATGCAGTAATATTATTAGCAATTCAACCCCTGCTGCGTCGTCGGTTTGCTTAAGAATCGTCTTGAGTAATGAGTACCAAGTCTTGAGTGAGTTTTGAGTTATAAAGTTGAACATAAAGATAAATTTTTTCGTCTTTATTCAAAACTCGAAATTCAATCCTCAAAACTTTCTTAGCGTGTTTCTCCCCAAATTGTCATGAATAAAAAAACTAAACTGGTTCTCGGTGTCCTGGCTGGCATGGGATTCGCCTCCTGCTTGCTGCCTCAATTAACTCTGGCTCAATCAACCCTGTCGCAACCAGGAGCGGTCAATCCCGCAGACACTTTCCAAGAGCAAAATACAGATCCATTTTCTCGGACGAATGATGGCGGTGCTTCCGGTGTCTTTGACTTGATGCATCGAGCCACCCTAGGCAACATTCGCAGTATGGACGAGTTTAGTACCGACCAGAAGAATAATCTGAATACTGCCGCCGATCAGTTCCGGCGCGAACAACTAAAGCTTCTTGGCACTCCAAATCAGGCAGCACCTGTAGCACCTGTCACTCCAGCAAACTCAGTTACCCCCGCCTCTTCGACGCCATAACTAATCAGTATTCAAATAGTCCTGTGATTGAGAAGCCCGGTTTCCTTAATGGAAATCGGGCTTCTCGGATTATTTCTAGAGACTAAAGTCGTCGGCTCAAGAAGCTAGTGCCGCTAAGATATCCTGAGCATGACTACCCGTGTTAACGCTGGAATCAACGTGAACGATCATGCCAGTACCACCAATCACGTAGGTTACGCGCTGGGCATAACCGCTACTTCCTTCAACGTCATAAGCTTTGATAATGCTGCCATCGACATCTGCCAGTAGGGGAAAAGGCAAATTGAACTTCTCGGTGAATTTCTGGTGAGATGCTTCATCATCCTTGCTAACGCCCAAGACTACAATATCTTTGCCTTGATAGTCGGCATAGGCATCTCGAAAGCTACAAGCTTGTTTGGTACAGCCGGGTGTATCATCTTTGGGATAAAAATACAAAATCACAGTTTTTCCTGCCAAATCAGACAACGAGACAGTGTTCCCATTGGTATCTTTGGCGGTGAAAGCGGGTGCCGTTGTACCGACTGCTAGAGCCATAAATTCTATTTCCTACTCAGTTATGATTGTTTGGTGAAAATCAAATTTTACAATATTTTAAAATTCCGCTTGGGCTAAGCTAAGGTGGATGACGGCAGTTAGTCTCTTATCGAGACGCGCTGGAGAGCGTCTACAGCTACAACCATAAAGTTTGTGGGTGCGATCGCTAAAAATCGGTTAATAAATAATCGATATTGACTAGATGGCAATTTTTAATCCTCTGCTGTTTCCTGGCATTACAGAAGAAATGAATTCTATTGAGGCAAAAAACTCCCAGTCGATTCAATATTCCCCTAGCAGTGTATCCCGTGCCGAAAGGGCGATGCGCTGTTCGCCCTTCCTCCTGCCTTTGTTTGCGGCGATGCGCTCAACCAGCGTTCCTCTGCAAGCGATCGCGGGTGCTTCAGGTGTCCAACGCTCCTACACCCGCCATCCTGTGCGGGAACTAGGCGCAGAAAGTTCGCTGTTGTGGCTGATTCAGGTCGGCATCCTGCGCCGAGAGGTGGATGGTCAAGGAATCACCGATAGTTTTCGCCTCACACCCTTGGGACGCCAATTGGTTGAAAAATGGGAACTTCAGGGTGGTTCGTGGCCTGCCCCCTGTCTTAGCGATCGCTTCTATAATGCCTTAAATCGTTGGTTCCGGTTGTTTTGAGGACTGAGGACTGAGGACTGAGGACTGAGGACTGAGGACTGAGGACTGAGGACTGAGGACTGAGAACTGAGGACTGAGAACTGAGGACTAAGTAAGAATTTTTCCCTGCCCCCCTGTTTTGTGCCTTTCGCCTGCTTGCCCGCTTGCCTGCTCTTCCCTATAACCCCAAACTATTAAAATGAAAGCGATTATGGTCGTGGGAACCACATCCCACGCAGGAAAATCTCTACTAACCGCAGCACTTTGCCGGATTCTATCTCGGCGCGGCTGGCGAGTGGCTCCCTTTAAAGCGCAGAATATGGCGCTGAATGCTTACGTAACGCCCACTGGAGGAGAAATTGGTTATGCCCAGGCAGTGCAAGCTTGGGCTGCGGGAGTCACGCCCTGGGTGGAGATGAACCCAATTTTACTTAAGCCCCAAGGGGACATGACTTCCCAGGTGATTATCAAGGGCAGATCCGTCGGGCAAGTGGGTGCTGCGGAGTACTACGAGCAGTATTTTGATATCGGTTGGCAGGCAATTGAAGAATCGCTGCAACGTCTTTCCGAAGAATTTGATTTACTGGTCTGTGAGGGAGCGGGTAGCCCAGCGGAGATTAACCTTAAGCACCGCGACATGGCGAATATGCGGGTAGCGAAGCATTTAAATGCCTCAACCTTGCTAGTCGTGGATATCGACCGGGGGGGCGCTTTTGCTCATGTAGTGGGTACTCTGGAGTTGCTGGAGAAGGAAGAACGGGCGCTGATCAAAGGGATTGTCATTAATAAATTCCGAGGACAGCGATCGCTCTTAGACTCCGGCATCACCTGGCTAGAAGAACGCACCGGCATTCCCGTTGCAGGTGTGATTCCCTGGATCGATCAAGCTTTGCCTGCTGAAGATTCCTTAGATTTGTTTGAGCGTCGCACGACCAAATCTTACAGCGATCTCACCATTGCCATCATCCGCCTTCCCCGGATTTCTAACTTCACCGACTTTGACCCCCTAGAAGCAGAATCCAGCGTTACGGTGAAATACATTAGCCCCAGAGAACCCTTGGGACATCCGGATGCCGTGATTATTCCAGGTTCCAAAACCACCATCGCTGACTTGATGCTGCTGCAAAAAACCGGCATGGCGCAAGCAATTCAAAACTACGCGGCAGCAGGCGGCACCATTCTGGGAATCTGCGGCGGCTTCCAAATGCTGGGCAAATTTTTAGCCGATCCCGAAGGAATTGAAGGCGAAACCGGACGTTACAAAGGTCTGGAATTGTTACCCGTAAAAACCGTAATTACCGCTCAAAAAATTGCCCGCCAACGACTCGTAACGTCTAACTATCCTCAAGCTGGTTTACCCGTCGCCGGTTATGAAATCCATCAGGGGCGCACGCGGCTGTTGGATTCAGATGAAGGAATGGGGGCATCCGGACACGCACCCAAGCAATACTCCTACAAAACCCTGTTTGACGACCCAAGTTTAGGAATTGTCGATGCCTCTCAATCAGTTGTAGGCACTTATCTCCACGGTCTTTTTGATAATGGCCCTTGGCGAAGAGCCTGGTTAAATCACTTACGGCAGCAACGGGGGCTTCCATCTCTCCCCACAGGGGTCGCCAACTACCGCGAACACCGAGAAACCATTCTGGATTCGCTGGCAGATACGGTGGAAGCTCACCTAGATTTAAAACCTATTTTGTCTTAAGGCATTGGTAATGGGTCATTGCTTTTCACCCATTACCCATTACCAAATACCCATTACCAAATACCCATTACCAAATACCAACTACTGATGAGCGTAAGTGTACTTTTTTTACCTGACGACATTGCGGTTGACGCTGAGGTAGGAGAAGCGTTATTACAGGTAGCAGAACGGGCTGGGGTGTTCATTCCCACTGGCTGCCTAATGGGTTCGTGTCACGCCTGCGAAGTGGAGGTAGGGGACGGACATACTATCTGTGCTTGTATCACAGCAGTACCGGCAGGGTGCGAACAATTAACAATCAATCTCTACGTTGACCCCGCCTGGTAGCAAACTACACACAGGGTTGAGCCGTTAATGGAATATTTGCTTTACGGATTAGCAGTCTATGGGTTGCTAGTAGTAGCACCCTACTTGATTTTTTTTCAGCGACTTTTAGGCTTGACTCTAGAGTACATCGAATACGAAATTCGGAGCGGCGAGGAAATCCCTGCTTATATCAAAGATTTATTTGAGATTCCGTTGCCAGAACTTGAAAAGCAAGGGTTTCAGTTCCATTCCTATTTCAGCTTTAATGACATTTACCTGGATGCCTCGAAAAGCTGGGGGATGGTGCTATACAACGAGGCATTTAAAACATTCGCCAATGTAAATATTCGTAGCCTACCGGAATCAGTGAGGCTGTTTACGATTGAGTTCCTTACTTTCTTTGAGGATGGTGTCCTGTTACACACAATGAATGGACAGGCTTACGGCGTGATTGGAGAAATACCCAACACCATTCTCCAAGATCCTTACGCAGTGGAAACCCAGGAACAGTGGCAAGCCCATCAAGACAAGCTTGAGCATTTGGCGCTTACAAAAATGCCCCTCGCCATGTCATCAAAGGCGTTTATTGAGAAATTGCGATCGCAT contains the following coding sequences:
- the ctaD gene encoding cytochrome c oxidase subunit I; protein product: MTQVELQEKANLPAHGEQPKVTHWREYFSFSTDHKVIGIQYLVTTFIFYLIGGVLATAVRTELATPESDFVAPDVYNSLFTVHATVMIFLWIVPAGTGGFGNYLVPLLIGARDMAFPRLNAIAFWIIPPAGLLLLSSFLVGAPGAGWTSYPPLSVVSGKPGEAIWILSVLILGTSSILAAINFLVTIWKMRTPGMGWNQMPLFCWAMLATSALALIATPVLAGALILLSFDLLVGTSFFNPTGGGDPIVYQHLFWFYSHPAVYIMILPFFGMISEILPVHARKPIFGYKAIAYSSLAISFLGLIVWAHHMFTSGTPAWLRMFFMITTMVIAVPTGIKVFSWLATIWGGKLRLNSAMLFAMGFISMFVIGGISGVMVAAVPFDIHVHDTYFVVAHLHYVLFGGSVFGIYAGFYHWFPKMTGRMLNETWGKVHFVLMLVGFNMAFLPMHKLGLEGMNRRIASYDPKFTTLNVICTVGAYILAVSTIPFIVNACWSWIAGPKAPDNPWQGLTLEWMTTSPPPPENFEKDPVLATGPYDYGMGDRRTQVEVPLDEPRNPVLAAGPDSVLRADPDPAVAAHPDDRQGESHNR
- a CDS encoding cytochrome c oxidase subunit II, whose product is MKIPSSILTLLVGIVLTLVSLWYGQNHGLLPIAASEEATLIDRLFNAMMTISTGLFLLVQGIIIIAAIRFRQRPGDDTDGPPVHGNVPLEILWTAIPAVIVLGISIYSFEVYGEIGGLNPMDHSVAHAPSHQQVAKMPGAALAKRAGTAFAATLTEAESATDTENRNQQLQEKVLEDPATAKFRKELPQLRDSSDVGVTSGRIGPTPDKQGQDPEFFVNVTGLQFAWLFSYPGTDVTAGELHLPLGREVKLNISANDVIHAFWVPEFRLKQDAVPGRQTELRFTPNRIGEYPLICAELCGAYHGVMKTTVIVQTPEDFQNWLAEQQEVASSEALDRAVAVNPAERSDAEFLAPYASEMGIDAETLHSLHHH
- a CDS encoding heme A synthase gives rise to the protein MTESVLHQDVRTPEDSHPRDKIRRLVFRLGVATLVLMAIGSATRVMNAGLACPDWPLCYGQLVPSSQMNLQVFLEWFHRLDAAAIGFGAIALAVLSWWHRRSLPKWLPWASTFALFLVVFQGVLGGLTVTQLLRFDIVTAHLGTALLFFITLLTIGAALLPYQGTGTVGKLPWVSLTAALLVYLQSLLGGLVGSRWALHQCFGAQELCTVMNSHIAGVVPPTLAIVAVVLMAWRTPALHPMLRRLANLGGGLLVLQVILGVATFRLHLQVEPLTVAHQAVGAALLGTLVAFSVLALRDRASVIPNPSV
- a CDS encoding heme o synthase; its protein translation is MQEMIVGTDVSRRHQNFLEVIQSYYQLTKPRIIPLLLITTAASMWMASDGQVDPLLLLVTMAGGTLAAASAQTLNCIYDRDIDYAMERTRHRPIPSGRVQSRDALIFAIVLACLSFTLLTVFANLLSALLAISGVVFYMGIYTHLLKRHTTQNIVIGGAAGAIPALVGWAAVTGTLSWAAWLLFAIVFVWTPPHFWALALMIRDDYAKVGIPMLPVVEGEVVTTRQIWLYTLIMVPMTLLLVYPLGASGIVYGIFASILGSLFIKKAWQLLQSPGDKQVARSLFKYSILYMMLLCTGIVVDSLPVTHQFTTLVGEHLQTLISEIAILQ
- a CDS encoding serine/threonine-protein kinase, whose product is MLYCSIPTCSNPFNPNGNRFCQSCGSQALSALFRNRYRVIRLLGKGGFGRTYEATDADRMDDPCVIKQFVPQVQGTAALEKATELFKQEAKRLYDLGEHPQIPRLVAYFEQDKRLYLVQEFIEGQNLLQELTQQGAFSEDKIKQLLADLLPVLKFVHERGVIHRDIKPENIMRRRKDGKLMLIDFGVSKQATGTLLSRVGTTVGTSGYAPIEQMRGQVYPASDLYSLGVACVRLLTQCLPKEDGSDGIYDPLNGRWIWTEYLPRGTSISSQMQQILDKLLQDYVKNRYQSANEVIQTLKPQPSSLRTQASALSTQHLALHTHNFPSPSIKLISSRGVDYRPLEKLLITGNWKEADGETLTKMLQVIGKTVRDDLTEENIKNFPCEDLCIIDQLWVKYSQGRFGFSVQKCIWIEQGSRSGVCDYYDYQAWYKFGERVGWYVNNKWQYYSGLTFTSNAPDGHFPARLSRVQAGVTDRGWRLFVWDLVLGGCLFSRIEACGL